In one window of Petrotoga mexicana DSM 14811 DNA:
- a CDS encoding NAD(P)/FAD-dependent oxidoreductase — MLITVIGGGAAGLMAATVAAWNGAKVRIIERKGKLAKKLLASSNGRGNFSNLDMNETHYYSNNLPFVKKVRDIFGVVQTLSVFEELGIMVKEKGTKLFPYTEKSKDIVTHFIYELEKYNVEVVLNFQVEQIIKEGEKFLIKGQHKVFQSDKVIVATGGNSSPQYGSNGSIFPTLQDLGHSIVELRPGLVPLKVRPHIIEDVAGSKLEGNVFLMDQNDEIVSKIYTGEILFKKNDVLTGIPILELSNYVHEYLEQNSPLFLKIVPFSQYSHKSLVDFLTKKVSSKPESPIKLLLVSIIDERLIPYFLPKIGFEDLEAPVSSLNDKDIEILADNLKDWNFEVVGTTNWKDSQVSLGGINTTEIDPYTLESTIIPDLFFVGEVMDVAGESGGYNLQWSWSTGYLAGNSASSE, encoded by the coding sequence ATGTTGATTACCGTGATTGGTGGAGGAGCTGCTGGATTAATGGCTGCAACAGTTGCAGCATGGAACGGTGCAAAAGTAAGAATAATTGAAAGAAAAGGCAAATTGGCTAAAAAACTCTTGGCAAGTAGCAACGGAAGAGGAAATTTCTCAAATTTGGATATGAATGAAACCCATTACTACAGCAACAATTTGCCTTTTGTGAAAAAAGTGCGGGATATTTTTGGCGTTGTCCAAACACTTAGTGTTTTTGAAGAATTGGGAATAATGGTAAAAGAAAAAGGTACCAAACTATTTCCCTACACAGAAAAATCAAAAGATATCGTTACTCATTTCATTTACGAATTAGAAAAATACAATGTTGAAGTTGTACTTAACTTCCAAGTCGAGCAAATAATTAAAGAAGGAGAAAAATTTCTCATAAAGGGGCAACACAAGGTATTTCAATCGGATAAAGTAATAGTAGCAACAGGTGGAAACTCCTCTCCTCAATATGGTTCCAACGGAAGTATATTTCCCACTCTCCAAGATTTGGGACATTCTATTGTTGAATTACGACCAGGGTTAGTTCCTTTGAAAGTGAGGCCGCATATTATTGAGGATGTTGCAGGTTCAAAGTTAGAGGGGAATGTGTTTCTAATGGATCAAAACGATGAAATTGTTTCCAAAATCTACACTGGTGAAATACTTTTCAAGAAAAATGATGTCCTCACTGGTATACCAATATTAGAACTCAGTAATTATGTACATGAGTATCTAGAACAAAACTCTCCTCTTTTTCTAAAAATTGTCCCTTTTTCTCAATATTCTCACAAAAGTTTGGTTGATTTTTTAACCAAAAAAGTTAGCTCAAAGCCTGAAAGTCCTATAAAACTCCTACTGGTAAGCATTATCGATGAACGATTGATTCCATATTTTTTACCAAAGATAGGATTTGAAGATTTGGAAGCACCTGTTAGTAGTTTGAATGATAAAGATATAGAAATACTGGCCGATAACTTAAAAGATTGGAACTTCGAAGTTGTAGGTACAACAAATTGGAAAGATTCTCAGGTATCTTTAGGTGGAATTAATACAACTGAAATAGACCCTTATACTTTAGAGTCTACAATTATACCTGATTTATTTTTTGTAGGTGAGGTTATGGATGTAGCTGGAGAAAGCGGAGGATACAATTTGCAATGGTCCTGGTCTACTGGATATTTAGCAGGAAATTCCGCTTCTTCTGAATAA
- a CDS encoding methyl-accepting chemotaxis protein gives MSGKENYTDTIKELAKSVYHENLLVSFIEKLQEVLGDRFKEVNDSTNMVGETLVELIESIENTSNVIEKTVETGEEEKKRISANNEEIISKLKKFGKDFDEVEKDVGKSLESVSHLMDNFQEIEELTNVIKNVAKQTNILSINASIEAARAKEAGRGFAVVAEEIKKLSSETNIASSKISERIINLSNQVLEVKEIINNLEAIFSTITDSIESALVTLNGNLSFMDELTQNLVSGKEELKENTNNLLASKEIIEELVNNIHTLGKVLETVLQMQNKLKEIEI, from the coding sequence ATGAGTGGAAAGGAGAATTATACTGATACCATAAAAGAATTAGCAAAAAGTGTGTATCATGAAAATCTTCTTGTTTCTTTCATTGAAAAACTCCAGGAAGTATTGGGAGACAGGTTTAAGGAAGTTAACGATTCAACTAATATGGTTGGAGAAACCCTTGTTGAACTTATAGAAAGTATAGAAAACACTTCAAATGTAATTGAAAAAACAGTTGAAACTGGAGAAGAAGAGAAAAAAAGGATTTCTGCTAATAATGAAGAAATAATCTCCAAATTGAAAAAATTTGGTAAGGATTTTGATGAAGTAGAAAAAGATGTAGGAAAATCACTAGAAAGTGTATCGCATTTAATGGATAATTTTCAAGAAATAGAAGAACTAACTAACGTTATAAAAAACGTTGCCAAACAAACTAACATACTTTCAATAAACGCTTCAATAGAAGCCGCAAGAGCAAAAGAAGCCGGCAGAGGATTCGCTGTAGTAGCCGAAGAAATTAAAAAACTATCATCTGAAACCAACATCGCATCAAGTAAAATATCTGAAAGAATCATTAACCTCTCAAACCAGGTACTAGAAGTCAAAGAAATAATCAACAACTTAGAAGCAATATTTTCAACTATAACCGATTCTATTGAATCCGCTCTTGTTACATTAAATGGAAATTTATCGTTCATGGATGAATTAACGCAAAATTTGGTTTCAGGAAAAGAAGAACTTAAAGAAAACACCAACAACTTGCTCGCATCAAAAGAAATTATAGAAGAACTTGTCAACAATATACATACCTTGGGAAAAGTCTTAGAAACCGTATTGCAAATGCAAAATAAATTGAAAGAAATTGAAATTTAA